A region of Moorena sp. SIOASIH DNA encodes the following proteins:
- a CDS encoding SDR family oxidoreductase, which produces MSSKVAIVTGGTRGIGFGISEQLAADGYDLILGFNSNETAAANSKKTLESDYGVKVYTVQGDVAQAETVDKFFDCLENNFGGKLTALIHNAGLYVGMTTSPASEQAELAANSQRLLLGDGNLSSLAAYEYYQNVYPKCFIRCVEKAVKYMEDGQGYIVATSSPGCNMNQTPKLSYIMPGTGKTVVEFLTRYYAKLLASRQITVNVVIPGFTKTEAWNAVTANSGGVDSEMMQKRIKSTPMQRWCSPTEVGQVVAFLCSPKAAFITGVALPIDGGLHLQ; this is translated from the coding sequence ATGTCATCAAAAGTAGCTATTGTTACCGGAGGAACTCGTGGGATTGGTTTCGGCATCTCTGAGCAACTTGCCGCTGATGGATATGATCTAATTCTTGGCTTTAATAGCAATGAAACAGCAGCAGCTAATAGTAAAAAAACCTTAGAGTCTGATTATGGAGTTAAGGTTTATACTGTCCAAGGTGATGTTGCTCAAGCAGAAACCGTAGACAAGTTTTTTGATTGTTTAGAAAACAATTTTGGTGGTAAATTAACAGCACTAATCCATAATGCTGGATTGTATGTAGGAATGACAACGTCTCCAGCATCAGAGCAAGCCGAATTAGCTGCTAATTCTCAACGTCTATTATTGGGGGATGGTAACTTAAGCAGTTTAGCGGCCTATGAATACTATCAAAATGTCTACCCTAAATGCTTCATTCGTTGTGTAGAAAAAGCGGTTAAATACATGGAAGATGGTCAAGGTTATATTGTAGCAACGTCTTCCCCTGGATGTAACATGAATCAAACCCCAAAACTCAGTTATATTATGCCAGGAACCGGAAAAACAGTGGTGGAATTTTTAACCCGATACTATGCCAAACTTTTAGCTTCAAGGCAGATTACTGTTAATGTCGTTATTCCTGGTTTTACCAAAACAGAAGCTTGGAATGCTGTTACGGCCAACTCTGGCGGAGTAGATAGCGAAATGATGCAAAAAAGAATTAAAAGTACGCCTATGCAACGTTGGTGTTCCCCAACAGAAGTTGGTCAAGTGGTTGCTTTTTTATGTTCTCCGAAAGCTGCTTTTATTACAGGAGTCGCTTTACCCATTGATGGCGGATTACATTTACAGTAA
- a CDS encoding lysophospholipid acyltransferase family protein: MTRSREPFPSLLLYHALKWSVVSPLIHTYFRGRIYGAKHVPTSGPLVVVSNHASDFDPPILSNCVGRPVAFMAKEELFRVPVLKQAIQLYGAYPVKRGSADRSALRSALDCLDNGWAVGLYLDGTRTRDARIHNPKLGAAWIAAQAQAPLLPVTLWGSQAIVKKGSLMPRSVPLTVRIGKVIAPPSSSNRDELQAVTQQCAAAINALHDLGR, encoded by the coding sequence GTGACTAGAAGCCGCGAACCATTTCCCAGTCTGCTGCTGTATCACGCCTTGAAGTGGTCAGTGGTTAGCCCTTTAATCCATACCTATTTCCGGGGTCGCATTTATGGTGCTAAACATGTACCCACCTCGGGCCCCCTGGTGGTGGTGAGTAACCATGCTAGTGACTTTGACCCACCGATTTTATCTAATTGTGTGGGACGTCCAGTAGCCTTTATGGCCAAGGAAGAATTGTTTCGTGTCCCAGTCCTGAAACAGGCGATTCAATTGTATGGTGCTTACCCGGTTAAGCGAGGCTCAGCAGACCGGAGTGCCCTGCGTTCTGCTCTCGATTGCCTCGACAATGGCTGGGCCGTTGGTCTGTATTTGGATGGCACCAGGACACGGGATGCTCGGATTCATAACCCCAAGCTTGGTGCCGCCTGGATTGCTGCCCAAGCCCAAGCCCCCCTGCTGCCGGTTACCTTGTGGGGAAGTCAAGCAATTGTAAAAAAAGGTTCTTTGATGCCACGGTCTGTACCTTTAACCGTGCGCATTGGTAAGGTGATTGCTCCTCCTAGTTCTAGTAACCGAGATGAATTGCAAGCTGTGACCCAACAGTGTGCTGCAGCGATTAATGCCCTCCATGATTTGGGACGTTGA
- a CDS encoding CHAT domain-containing tetratricopeptide repeat protein produces MIYKQIGYRLGEAKSLTNLGLAYDHLGDYFKAIDYYQKSLVIAREIGNRLGEAKSLGNLGNAYGHLGDYKKALDYHQNSLAIKREIGNPLGEANSLNNLGAIYQSLGDYFKAIDYYQKSLAIKREIGNRVGEANSLNSLGSAYGNLGDYKNAIDYQLQSLAIKREIGNPLGEANSLNNLGGAYQSFGDYKKAIDYYQKSLAIQREIGNPLGEANSLNNIGIAYGNLGDYFKAIDYYQKSLAIKREIGHRLGEANSLGNLGNAYYYMGDYFKAIDYHQQSIAIARVIGHLLVEAKSLNNLSAIFLANNQLEYAQSNLFYTIKVWEDIRKILINKHDCKVSSFEQQARSYRLLQQVLVAQGKPKQALEISERGRNGALIDLLGAQLSETPQKTKALTLEDIQEIAQQQQATLVQYSIVDDQIYSWVIAPTGEITFRSNDLPQDTTLAKLVKFSREEIGVRGRSNHNPSSPQNTKDGNRLQQLYQLLINSIVNLLPHAPSPLNPNNSNRLQELYQLLITPIVDLLPTNPSDRVIFIPHQELFLVPFAALQDDDGNYLIENHTILTAPSIQSLSFTRKHWHRVQDSTGKPLIVGNPTMPKIKIGLEQEQLKPLPYAETEALTIAQLLNTKALIGAEATESTIVEKMANATLIHLATHGLLDDVNGIGYPGAIALAPEEPDHDGFLTSREILIGYGLPEKSLLNAKLVVLSACDTGRGEIKGEGVVGLSRSLIAAGVPSLVVSLWQVPDHDTAKLMKEFYTNIYTHKFDKAKAMREAMLSMLNDGDGNPDPSAWAAFTVIGEAR; encoded by the coding sequence ATGATTTATAAACAAATTGGATACCGCCTGGGTGAAGCTAAGTCCCTGACTAATCTGGGTCTTGCATACGATCATTTGGGAGACTACTTTAAAGCGATTGATTACTACCAAAAATCCTTAGTTATTGCTAGGGAAATCGGAAACCGCCTGGGTGAAGCTAAGTCCCTGGGTAATTTGGGTAATGCATACGGTCATCTGGGAGACTACAAAAAAGCACTTGATTACCACCAAAACTCCTTAGCTATTAAAAGGGAAATTGGAAACCCCCTCGGTGAAGCTAACTCCCTGAATAATCTGGGTGCTATATACCAGAGTTTGGGAGACTACTTTAAAGCGATTGATTACTACCAAAAATCCTTAGCTATTAAAAGGGAAATCGGAAACCGCGTGGGTGAAGCTAACTCCCTGAATAGTCTTGGTAGTGCATACGGTAATCTGGGAGACTACAAAAACGCCATTGATTACCAGCTACAATCCTTAGCTATTAAAAGGGAAATCGGAAACCCCCTCGGTGAAGCTAACTCCCTGAATAATCTAGGTGGTGCATACCAAAGTTTTGGAGACTACAAAAAAGCGATTGATTACTACCAAAAATCCTTAGCTATTCAAAGGGAAATCGGAAACCCCCTCGGTGAAGCTAACTCCCTGAATAATATCGGTATTGCATACGGTAATCTGGGAGACTACTTTAAAGCGATTGATTACTACCAAAAATCCTTAGCTATTAAAAGGGAAATCGGACACCGCCTGGGTGAAGCTAACTCCCTGGGTAATCTGGGTAATGCATACTATTATATGGGAGACTACTTTAAAGCAATTGATTACCACCAACAATCCATAGCTATTGCTAGGGTAATCGGACACCTCCTGGTTGAAGCTAAATCCCTAAATAATCTCAGTGCTATCTTTTTAGCAAACAATCAACTAGAATACGCCCAAAGTAACCTGTTTTATACCATTAAAGTTTGGGAAGATATCCGCAAAATACTCATTAACAAACATGATTGTAAGGTTTCTAGTTTTGAACAACAAGCTCGCAGCTATCGTCTCTTACAACAGGTTTTGGTTGCTCAAGGTAAACCAAAACAAGCCTTAGAGATTTCCGAACGGGGTCGCAACGGTGCTCTGATTGATTTATTAGGGGCACAGTTATCTGAAACTCCTCAAAAAACCAAAGCTCTTACTCTTGAAGACATTCAAGAGATTGCTCAACAACAACAAGCCACCTTGGTACAATATTCGATTGTTGATGACCAGATTTATAGTTGGGTGATTGCTCCCACTGGTGAGATTACTTTCCGTAGTAATGATTTACCCCAAGATACTACTCTGGCCAAACTAGTCAAATTTAGTCGTGAGGAGATTGGTGTCAGAGGTAGATCTAATCACAATCCTTCTTCACCACAAAACACTAAGGATGGTAATCGACTACAACAACTCTACCAATTGCTGATTAATTCAATTGTTAACTTATTACCTCATGCTCCTTCACCACTAAACCCTAACAATAGTAATCGACTACAGGAGCTCTACCAACTGCTGATTACTCCCATTGTTGACTTATTACCAACAAACCCATCAGACCGTGTTATTTTTATTCCCCATCAAGAACTATTTCTGGTGCCCTTTGCGGCTCTTCAAGATGATGACGGAAATTATTTGATCGAAAACCATACTATTCTCACTGCTCCTTCGATCCAATCCCTGTCGTTTACCCGTAAACATTGGCATCGAGTCCAAGACAGCACTGGGAAACCATTGATTGTGGGTAATCCCACCATGCCCAAAATTAAAATAGGACTGGAACAAGAACAGTTAAAGCCTTTACCGTATGCAGAAACAGAAGCATTAACCATTGCTCAATTGCTGAATACAAAAGCTCTCATTGGAGCAGAAGCAACAGAATCAACCATTGTGGAAAAAATGGCCAATGCAACGCTTATCCATTTAGCCACCCATGGTTTACTCGATGATGTCAATGGTATTGGTTATCCCGGTGCGATCGCATTAGCTCCTGAGGAACCAGACCATGATGGCTTTCTCACCAGTCGTGAAATTCTGATTGGTTACGGACTACCGGAAAAATCCTTATTGAACGCAAAGTTAGTAGTCCTGAGTGCTTGTGATACTGGTAGGGGCGAGATTAAAGGGGAAGGGGTAGTTGGTTTATCCCGTTCTTTGATTGCGGCAGGTGTACCCAGTTTGGTGGTGTCCTTATGGCAAGTGCCTGATCATGATACGGCCAAGTTGATGAAGGAGTTTTATACGAATATTTACACCCACAAATTCGATAAAGCGAAAGCTATGCGAGAGGCGATGTTATCCATGCTCAATGATGGAGATGGTAATCCAGACCCCTCAGCTTGGGCGGCTTTTACTGTGATTGGCGAAGCGAGGTAG
- a CDS encoding spondin domain-containing protein: MDRLTKSSVNLLNSIFVSSIALGLTVLTGTSAQALSLKVTVQNTSVEQGVFFSPFWFGFHDGSFDTFTPGEKASLPLEIIAEDGIVGLEGITPEFEELANLATFFGATLPAPEDTLAGLFAASEPDGLQSIAFANVFGFGGGSEFSFFVDIDPTIQTSVSYAAMVVPSHDGFVGDVDPITLFSPDGVFLPQKIEIRGADVFDAGTEENIEDINTTPIVFDPPERFFGAVRQGKPEDALIRTHPLLKEPGQGGFLDLPNYVNGDFTRNPNEIYALINIEQVSVPEPTSTFSLLAIGLLGVTSMFKRKLKPCN; this comes from the coding sequence ATGGATAGACTTACTAAAAGTAGTGTAAATCTACTCAACTCTATTTTCGTTTCGTCAATTGCATTAGGATTAACTGTTTTGACAGGAACATCTGCGCAAGCACTAAGCTTGAAGGTGACAGTACAGAATACATCGGTGGAACAAGGTGTTTTCTTTAGCCCTTTTTGGTTTGGTTTTCATGATGGGAGCTTTGATACTTTTACCCCTGGAGAGAAGGCTTCTCTCCCATTAGAGATTATTGCTGAAGACGGAATTGTTGGTTTAGAAGGAATCACTCCAGAGTTTGAAGAATTAGCTAACTTAGCGACATTTTTTGGAGCTACACTGCCTGCACCAGAGGACACTTTGGCCGGCTTGTTTGCTGCTTCGGAACCGGATGGATTACAAAGCATCGCATTTGCCAACGTTTTTGGGTTTGGAGGAGGTAGTGAATTTTCCTTTTTCGTCGATATCGATCCTACTATTCAGACCTCTGTCAGTTATGCTGCAATGGTTGTTCCCTCCCATGATGGCTTTGTTGGCGATGTAGACCCCATAACACTCTTCTCCCCCGATGGGGTTTTTCTACCTCAAAAAATTGAAATTCGGGGTGCTGATGTGTTTGATGCGGGGACGGAGGAAAACATAGAAGATATAAATACTACACCAATTGTATTCGATCCACCAGAGAGATTTTTTGGAGCTGTTCGTCAGGGAAAACCAGAAGATGCATTGATTAGGACACATCCCCTACTTAAAGAGCCTGGACAAGGAGGATTCCTCGATTTACCGAATTATGTAAATGGTGATTTTACCCGAAACCCAAACGAAATATATGCTCTTATCAATATTGAGCAGGTATCAGTACCTGAACCAACTTCTACTTTCAGCTTACTAGCCATCGGTCTACTAGGCGTGACCTCAATGTTCAAGCGCAAACTAAAGCCTTGCAATTAG
- a CDS encoding DUF1822 family protein — MLNTSTEMIAFPALTETLTLELEQQQKALDMTNQIGETSGTLAIYLQELALLVFEDWLAKREPSLRVERAANRLGDSGLSQAISKAINAVCNLQIGEFKICLIPSFGFSDPFVNLPQGIVTIPKFTAHFYVVIAIDDDLGIAGIKGVNRYDQLVIDISNIVVDSDHNYEIPLSRFTMSGDDLILDLQCLSPQEIPLPEIPQPSQDYIKDVIEILNQRAINVGQWLYNQIDDLAQELSWQLLPAPSPQLRFSRTPAQELAEIITIIDIEIPAAAVRSYRDFQLAGIPLRLYAITWQLPQFEPEGDWTILLILGASPGNTPPSGIKLRITDYTMVLDQQELSTNEDYLFTQFVGANHEKFLATITTAEETAQMSMLFEFKGSRE, encoded by the coding sequence ATGCTAAATACATCTACAGAAATGATTGCCTTTCCAGCATTAACGGAAACCTTAACCCTGGAATTAGAACAACAACAAAAAGCCCTGGATATGACTAACCAGATAGGGGAAACATCAGGAACATTAGCTATCTATCTCCAAGAGTTAGCCTTACTAGTCTTTGAAGATTGGCTAGCAAAACGGGAGCCAAGTTTACGGGTAGAACGGGCAGCTAATCGGTTAGGAGACTCTGGATTATCTCAAGCTATTTCTAAAGCTATTAATGCTGTGTGTAATCTACAGATAGGAGAGTTCAAGATTTGCCTTATTCCTAGCTTTGGATTTAGTGACCCCTTCGTAAATCTGCCTCAAGGGATTGTTACTATTCCCAAATTCACTGCTCATTTTTATGTCGTGATTGCGATTGATGATGACTTAGGGATTGCTGGGATTAAAGGGGTAAATCGATACGACCAGTTAGTCATAGATATTAGTAATATAGTTGTTGACTCTGATCATAATTATGAGATACCTTTATCTAGGTTTACTATGAGTGGAGACGACTTAATACTGGATTTACAATGTCTATCTCCTCAGGAAATTCCTTTACCAGAAATACCACAGCCCAGTCAGGATTATATTAAAGACGTAATCGAAATCCTGAATCAACGAGCGATTAATGTGGGACAATGGTTATATAATCAAATTGATGACCTAGCTCAAGAATTATCTTGGCAGCTATTACCAGCACCTTCCCCGCAATTGCGGTTTAGTCGTACCCCAGCCCAAGAATTAGCTGAGATTATAACTATTATTGATATCGAAATTCCTGCTGCCGCTGTCCGTAGTTATCGAGATTTCCAACTAGCTGGAATTCCACTGCGCCTTTATGCTATAACTTGGCAATTACCCCAGTTTGAACCAGAGGGAGATTGGACTATATTGCTAATCCTGGGAGCTAGCCCAGGTAATACTCCACCTTCGGGCATAAAATTGCGTATTACTGATTATACCATGGTCTTGGATCAGCAGGAATTGAGCACTAATGAGGACTATTTATTTACTCAGTTTGTGGGGGCTAATCATGAAAAGTTTCTAGCGACAATTACCACTGCTGAGGAAACAGCACAAATGTCGATGTTGTTTGAATTTAAAGGGAGTAGGGAGTAG
- a CDS encoding CHAT domain-containing tetratricopeptide repeat protein, whose protein sequence is MIPHPIKLKQVLFLGLFTLCLTPGQLPVLARFLSLPGLDHEQNTVSLEQQGSLAPGDAFVEVDSKQAEADKLFKQGLRHIGRSEFRKALQSKQQALVIYKQIGHRLGEAHSLGNIGRAYANLGEYKQAINYYLPSIAIARKIPDREGEARSLTNLGFAYGNLGNYKKAIDYHRQSLDIFREIGNRQGEARSLSNLGNAYESLGDYKKAIYYQLKSIAIAREIENREGEAGSLGNLANAYRHLGDYEKAIDYQLQSLAIKREIRNRRGEAYSLDNLGIAYGNLGDYKKAINYHRQSLGIFREIGHRKGEAHALENLGIGYGNLGKYNKAIDYHQQSIAIAREIGHRKGEAISLNNLGATFLEINQLEQAQTHLFNAIEIWEDIRQDLGNQDDWKVSIFEAQARTYRLLQQVLVALGKPKQGLEISEQGRNRALIDLLAARLSERPQTKAPTLEDIQRIAQQQQATLVEYSIVDDQIYIWVIAPTGEITFRSNTLPQDISLAELVKVSRMQIGVRGRGNQGLADYGYDSAPLTPQFWGEQDSQSPPKLGDLGGLTKTRRGEQNSQSPPKLGDLGGLTKTRRGEQDSQSPPKLGDLGGLTKTRRGEQNSQSPPKLGDLGGLTKTRRGEQNSQSPPKLGDLGGLTKTRRTLINTSIQQLPNQNAASPLNTKLNTNNSNLLQHPLHQLYQLLINPIVDLLPRTASDRIIFIPHQELFLVSFAALVDDNGKYLIENHTILTAPSIQSLWFTRKHWHRVQHSRGKPLIVGNPTMPTIKIGLEQKPLTPLLGAETEALTIAQLLNTKALIGLEATEPTIVRKMAKASVIHFATHGLLDDVNGIDYPGAIALAPEEPDHDGFLTSREILISDQHRKPPLLNAKLVVLSACDTGRGEIKGEGVIGLSRSLIAAGVPSLVVSLWKIPDHDTVKLMREFYTNIYTHKFDKAKAMREAMLSMLHDGDGNPDPSAWAAFTVIGEAR, encoded by the coding sequence ATGATACCACATCCTATTAAACTTAAGCAGGTCTTGTTTTTGGGACTTTTCACTCTCTGCCTTACCCCTGGGCAACTCCCTGTTCTGGCTAGATTCCTGAGTTTGCCAGGACTGGATCACGAACAAAACACTGTTAGCCTAGAGCAACAAGGGAGTTTAGCCCCTGGTGATGCCTTTGTTGAAGTAGACAGTAAGCAGGCAGAGGCGGACAAACTATTTAAGCAAGGACTTCGTCACATTGGTCGCAGTGAGTTCCGAAAAGCATTACAGTCAAAGCAGCAAGCATTGGTGATTTATAAACAAATCGGACACCGCCTGGGTGAAGCTCACTCCCTGGGTAATATCGGTCGTGCATACGCTAATCTGGGAGAGTACAAACAAGCAATTAATTATTACCTACCATCGATAGCTATTGCTAGGAAAATTCCAGACCGCGAGGGTGAAGCTCGCTCCCTGACTAATCTGGGGTTTGCATACGGTAATCTGGGAAACTACAAAAAAGCCATTGATTACCACCGACAATCTTTAGACATTTTTAGGGAAATCGGAAACCGCCAAGGTGAAGCTCGCTCCCTGAGTAATCTGGGTAATGCATACGAGAGTTTGGGAGACTACAAAAAAGCGATTTATTACCAGCTAAAATCGATAGCTATTGCTAGGGAAATCGAAAACCGCGAGGGTGAAGCTGGCTCCCTGGGTAATCTGGCTAATGCATACCGTCATCTGGGAGACTACGAAAAAGCGATTGATTACCAGCTACAATCCTTAGCTATTAAAAGGGAAATCCGAAACCGCCGGGGTGAAGCGTATTCTCTGGATAATCTGGGTATTGCATACGGTAATCTGGGAGACTACAAAAAAGCGATTAATTATCACCGACAATCCTTAGGGATTTTTAGGGAAATCGGACACCGCAAGGGTGAAGCTCACGCCCTAGAGAATCTCGGTATTGGATACGGTAATCTGGGAAAGTACAACAAAGCCATTGATTACCACCAACAATCCATAGCTATTGCGAGGGAAATCGGGCACCGTAAGGGTGAAGCTATCTCCCTGAATAATCTCGGTGCTACTTTCTTAGAAATAAATCAACTAGAACAAGCCCAAACTCACCTATTTAATGCCATTGAAATTTGGGAAGATATCCGCCAAGACCTGGGTAATCAAGATGATTGGAAGGTTTCTATTTTTGAAGCACAAGCTCGCACCTATCGTCTCTTACAACAGGTTTTGGTTGCTCTAGGTAAACCAAAACAAGGCTTAGAAATTTCCGAACAGGGTCGCAACCGCGCTCTGATTGATTTATTAGCCGCACGGTTATCTGAACGTCCTCAAACTAAAGCTCCTACTCTTGAAGACATTCAACGAATTGCTCAACAACAACAAGCCACTTTGGTGGAATATTCGATTGTTGATGACCAGATTTATATTTGGGTGATTGCTCCTACTGGTGAGATTACTTTCCGTAGTAATACTTTACCCCAAGATATTTCTCTGGCGGAACTAGTCAAAGTCAGTCGTATGCAGATTGGTGTCAGAGGTAGAGGTAATCAGGGCCTTGCTGATTATGGGTATGATTCCGCCCCCCTAACCCCCCAATTTTGGGGGGAACAAGACTCTCAAAGTCCCCCAAAGTTGGGGGATTTAGGGGGCTTGACCAAAACTAGACGGGGGGAACAAAACTCTCAAAGTCCCCCAAAGTTGGGGGATTTAGGGGGCTTGACCAAAACTAGACGGGGGGAACAAGACTCTCAAAGTCCCCCAAAGTTGGGGGATTTAGGGGGCTTGACCAAAACTAGACGGGGGGAACAAAACTCTCAAAGTCCCCCAAAGTTGGGGGATTTAGGGGGCTTGACCAAAACTAGACGGGGGGAACAAAACTCTCAAAGTCCCCCAAAGTTGGGGGATTTAGGGGGCTTGACCAAAACTAGACGTACGCTCATTAATACTTCAATTCAGCAACTACCTAATCAAAATGCTGCTTCACCACTAAATACTAAACTAAATACTAACAATAGTAATCTACTACAACATCCCCTACACCAACTCTACCAACTGCTGATTAATCCGATTGTTGACTTATTACCAAGAACTGCATCAGACCGTATTATTTTTATCCCCCATCAAGAACTATTTCTGGTTTCCTTTGCTGCTCTGGTAGATGATAACGGAAAGTATCTAATCGAAAACCATACCATTCTCACTGCTCCTTCGATTCAATCCCTGTGGTTCACCCGTAAACATTGGCATCGAGTCCAACACAGCCGGGGAAAACCATTGATTGTCGGGAATCCCACCATGCCCACGATTAAAATCGGACTGGAACAAAAACCCTTAACCCCTCTACTGGGTGCAGAAACAGAAGCATTAACCATTGCTCAATTGCTGAATACAAAAGCTCTGATTGGTTTGGAAGCAACAGAACCAACCATTGTGCGCAAAATGGCCAAAGCTTCGGTGATCCATTTCGCTACCCATGGTTTACTGGATGATGTCAATGGTATTGATTATCCCGGTGCGATCGCATTAGCACCTGAGGAACCAGACCATGATGGCTTTCTCACCAGTCGTGAAATTCTGATCAGTGACCAACACCGGAAACCCCCCTTATTGAACGCAAAGTTAGTGGTCCTGAGTGCTTGTGATACCGGTAGGGGTGAGATTAAAGGGGAAGGAGTAATTGGTTTATCCCGTTCTTTGATTGCGGCAGGTGTACCCAGTTTGGTGGTGTCCCTATGGAAAATACCTGATCATGATACGGTCAAGTTGATGAGGGAGTTTTACACTAATATTTACACTCACAAATTTGATAAAGCCAAAGCCATGCGAGAGGCGATGTTATCCATGCTCCATGATGGAGATGGTAATCCAGACCCCTCAGCTTGGGCGGCTTTTACTGTGATTGGCGAAGCTAGGTAG
- a CDS encoding ribonucleotide-diphosphate reductase subunit beta: protein MPINPIFNPDGDDKTEHRSIWFGNTTNLMQLNDVRYAWAIGLYQQMRENFWIPQKLDLTQDVTDYSNLTPAERYAYDGILSYLTFLDSVQTCNIPHIKSSITAPEVSLCMAEQISQEGMHNQSYQYIIETVIPTEHRSRVYEFWRTDKVLRDRCEFVASFYQRYVDNPTPENYFVSLLADFLLEGMYFYNGFIYFYNLASRMLMPGSADIFKMINRDELSHVRLYQKLIPMAMDVFPYSRDQIYEMFATAVEHECRWTNHIVGNDILGITERSTEHYTKYLANIRLRSIGLEPLYQGENYQKSPYSHLERFSDTKKDAHTKANFFEASVTSYVMSSGVSGWDEI from the coding sequence ATGCCAATTAACCCTATCTTTAATCCAGATGGGGATGATAAAACTGAACACCGTTCAATTTGGTTTGGTAACACCACTAACTTGATGCAACTCAATGATGTCCGTTATGCTTGGGCAATTGGGTTGTATCAACAGATGCGGGAGAATTTCTGGATTCCCCAGAAACTAGACCTAACTCAAGATGTAACAGACTACTCCAATTTAACGCCAGCAGAACGTTATGCTTATGATGGGATTCTCTCCTATTTAACCTTTTTAGATTCCGTTCAAACCTGCAACATTCCTCACATAAAAAGTAGCATTACTGCCCCAGAAGTTAGTCTGTGTATGGCGGAACAAATTTCTCAGGAAGGGATGCACAATCAAAGTTATCAATATATCATTGAAACCGTTATCCCTACTGAACATAGAAGTAGAGTATATGAATTCTGGCGCACTGATAAAGTGCTCAGGGATAGATGCGAATTTGTCGCAAGTTTCTATCAAAGGTATGTTGATAATCCCACCCCAGAAAACTATTTTGTTTCCTTACTGGCTGACTTTTTATTAGAAGGAATGTACTTCTATAATGGGTTTATTTACTTCTACAATCTCGCCTCTAGGATGCTGATGCCAGGCTCAGCTGACATTTTTAAAATGATTAATCGAGATGAACTGAGTCATGTCCGGCTTTATCAAAAATTAATCCCCATGGCTATGGACGTATTTCCCTATTCCAGGGACCAAATTTATGAAATGTTTGCCACAGCAGTGGAGCATGAATGTCGCTGGACTAATCATATTGTTGGTAACGATATTTTAGGGATTACTGAACGGAGTACTGAACATTATACCAAGTATCTGGCCAATATCAGGCTACGTTCTATTGGATTAGAACCCCTTTACCAGGGCGAAAACTATCAAAAGAGTCCCTACAGTCACTTAGAGCGTTTTTCTGATACTAAAAAAGATGCTCATACTAAAGCCAATTTCTTTGAAGCTAGCGTAACTAGTTATGTGATGTCTTCTGGGGTCAGTGGTTGGGATGAAATTTAG